The proteins below are encoded in one region of Kazachstania africana CBS 2517 chromosome 6, complete genome:
- the ERV1 gene encoding flavin-linked sulfhydryl oxidase (similar to Saccharomyces cerevisiae ERV1 (YGR029W); ancestral locus Anc_4.167): MSDKAQEGNITTIRSLFFNENGKLCIPCGAFESFKYLKARTMERYGTYKSQPAISNQQNTITAPVMLPPQDLIPGSRTYQKEDPPDVQKLGADSWTFLHAMAAKYPDKPTDVQKQDMSEFLKLFSHVYPCHWCATDFEKYIREYSPRVESKEELSRWMCEAHNKVNVKLGKPKFDCNFWKQRWHDGWDENQ; this comes from the exons ATGTCGGACAAGGCACAAGAAGGAAATATTACAACAATACGTagtcttttcttcaatgaaaatgggAAATT GTGTATACCATGTGGTGcatttgaaagtttcaaatatttaaaagCCAGAACAATGGAAAGATACGGAACATACAAAAGCCAACCTGCTATCTCGAATCAACAGAATACAATTACCGCTCCGGTGATGTTGCCACCACAAGATTTGATTCCTGGATCAAGAACGTATCAGAAGGAAGATCCACCGGATGTACAAAAATTAGGTGCTGATTCATGGACATTTTTGCATGCAATGGCTGCTAAATATCCCGACAAGCCTACTGATGTCCAAAAGCAAGACATGTCAGAATTCTTGAAGCTATTTTCTCATGTTTATCCATGTCATTGGTGCGCTACAGATTTCGAAAAATACATCAGAGAGTATTCCCCTAGGGTAGAATCCAAGGAAGAACTAAGCAGATGGATGTGTGAGGCTCATAATAAAGTTAACGTAAAACTTGGAAAGCCCAAATTTGATTGCAATTTCTGGAAACAAAGATGGCATGATGGCTGGGatgaaaatcaataa
- the POP6 gene encoding ribonuclease P/MRP protein subunit POP6 (similar to Saccharomyces cerevisiae POP6 (YGR030C); ancestral locus Anc_4.169), protein MSKKIVIYNGAETSLDLSSISETLTFIEQVVIPNIFQNDQENLLRSVKFLKVSKNDSIKSSVDKLQSFTFHKDTVCLYSYGPHIQKLLSIVEIAKSTIDTNCKQWNKLTNFELSQEGRNELLEKRTIVPILIAFLTISEEFNYDFFKNELNGFTKQY, encoded by the coding sequence atgtcaaagaaaatagtaATTTACAACGGGGCTGAAACGAGCCTTGatctttcatcaatttccGAAACTTTGACGTTCATTGAACAGGTCGTGATACcaaatatatttcaaaacgATCAAGAGAATTTACTTCGATCAGTTAAATTTCTAAAGGTTTCTAAAAACGATAGCATTAAGTCAAGTGTTGATAAATTACAATCTTTTACGTTCCACAAAGATACTGTTTGCCTATATTCATACGGCCCACACATTCAGAAATTACTTAGTATAGTAGAGATTGCCAAATCCACCATAGATACAAATTGTAAACAGTGGAATAAACTCACGAACTTTGAGTTGTCACAAGAGGGACGGAATGAACTATTGGAAAAAAGGACAATAGTTCCAATCCTTATAGCGTTTCTCACAATATCTGAGGAATTTAATTacgattttttcaaaaatgagTTGAATGGTTTTACTAAGCAATATTAA
- the RPP0 gene encoding 60S ribosomal protein uL10 (similar to Saccharomyces cerevisiae RPP0 (YLR340W); ancestral locus Anc_4.170), translating into MGGIREKKVEYFSKLREYLEEYKSVFVVGVDNVSSQQMHEVRKALRGRGVVLMGKNTMVRRAIRGFIADLPDYEKLLPFIKGNVGFIFTNDSLKDIKEEIVSNTVAAPARAGAVAPEDIWVTAVNTGMEPGKTSFFQALGVPTKIARGTIEIVSDVKVVEAGNKVGPSEAALLNLLNISPFTFGLTVVQVYDNGQVFPANILDITDDELVSHFVSAVSTIASISLAIGYPTLPSVGHTLINNYKDLLAVAIGSGYHYAEIEELVDRIENPDKYASAAPVAAAGASESAPAEAAAEEEEEESDADMGFGLFD; encoded by the coding sequence atgggAGGCATCCgtgaaaagaaagttgAATATTTCTCTAAATTAAGAGAATACTTAGAAGAATACAAGTCCGTCTTCGTCGTTGGTGTCGACAATGTTTCTTCCCAACAAATGCACGAAGTCAGAAAGGCTTTAAGAGGTAGAGGTGTTGTCTTAATGGGTAAGAACACCATGGTCAGAAGAGCCATCAGAGGTTTCATTGCTGACTTACCAGACTACGAAAAGTTATTACCTTTCATCAAGGGTAATGTTGGTTTCATCTTCACTAACGATTCCTTAAAGGACATcaaggaagaaattgtttcCAACACCGTTGCTGCTCCAGCTAGAGCTGGTGCTGTCGCTCCAGAAGATATCTGGGTCACTGCTGTCAACACTGGTATGGAACCAGGTAAGACCTCTTTCTTCCAAGCTTTAGGTGTCCCAACCAAGATTGCTAGAGGtaccattgaaattgtttcCGATGTCAAGGTCGTTGAAGCCGGTAACAAGGTCGGTCCATCCGAAGCTGCCTTATTAAACTTGTTAAACATTTCTCCATTCACTTTTGGTTTAACTGTTGTCCAAGTTTACGACAACGGTCAAGTCTTCCCAGCTAACATCTTGGATATCACTGACGATGAATTAGTTTCTCACTTCGTCTCCGCTGTCTCCACTATTGCTTCTATCTCTTTAGCTATTGGTTACCCAACCTTACCATCTGTCGGTCACACTTTGATCAACAACTACAAGGACTTATTAGCTGTCGCTATTGGTTCCGGTTACCACTACGCTGAAATCGAAGAATTAGTTGACAGAATCGAAAACCCAGATAAGTACGCTTCTGCTGCTCCAGTTGCTGCTGCTGGTGCTTCTGAATCTGCTCCAGCTGAAGCTGCTGccgaagaagaagaagaagaatccGATGCTGACATGGGTTTCGGTTTATTCGATTAA
- the IMO32 gene encoding Imo32p (similar to Saccharomyces cerevisiae YGR031W; ancestral locus Anc_4.172) — translation MRLTSMMNKPVSRIISRSISSVPLSYELLRGGNSQQPIVILHGLLGNKGNNRRIGKNLNEQLQRDIYLVDLRNHGNSPHSKPHNYDSMSNDVINFVDKLEMKSPTVIGHSMGAKVGMSMVLKKASVASGLICIENSPVCTAPNGKFSEYVRTLQKICQDSSIRSMTDADKMLSSVENDKFKRQFLLTVLKRDNDNKITSKVPLDILRDAIIKGYISEWPFDPRHDRWTGPTLFIRGTESPFVADEYIPTIGQYFPRFEIRDVEGNHFINAVKPDECSDYILDFITRNDL, via the coding sequence ATGAGGCTTACCAGCATGATGAACAAACCAGTGAGTAGAATCATATCCAGATCAATTTCTAGCGTTCCACTATCATACGAATTGCTACGTGGAGGTAATAGTCAGCAGCCTATAGTCATATTACATGGCTTATTGGGCAATAAAGGGAATAATAGACGTATAGGTAAGAATTTAAATGAACAATTACAGAGGGATATATATTTGGTTGACTTAAGGAATCATGGCAACTCACCTCATTCAAAACCACATAATTACGATTCTATGAGTAACGACGTGATAAATTTTGTCGATAAGCTTGAGATGAAAAGTCCAACTGTTATTGGACATTCCATGGGGGCTAAAGTTGGGATGTCAATGGTGTTAAAGAAGGCAAGTGTTGCATCGGGCTTGATATGCATAGAAAACTCTCCTGTTTGCACCGCTCCAAAtggtaaattttctgaataTGTCAGGACATTGCAGAAGATCTGTCAAGATAGTAGTATACGTAGTATGACAGATGCAGACAAAATGCTTTCAAGtgtagaaaatgataaattcaagCGTCAGTTTCTGTTAACagtattgaaaagagaCAATGATAACAAGATAACCTCTAAAGTCCCATTAGACATTCTGAGAGACGCAATCATTAAAGGCTACATATCAGAATGGCCCTTCGATCCGAGACACGACAGATGGACGGGCCCTACACTGTTCATAAGGGGCACCGAATCTCCTTTTGTAGCGGACGAATATATTCCCACAATAGGTCAATATTTCCCCCGATTCGAAATCAGAGACGTTGAAGGTAACCATTTCATCAACGCTGTCAAACCAGATGAATGTAGCGACTATATACTAGACTTCATCACCCGCAACGACCTCTAA
- the KAFR0F03830 gene encoding 1,3-beta-glucan synthase (similar to Saccharomyces cerevisiae GSC2 (YGR032W) and FKS1 (YLR342W); ancestral locus Anc_4.173): MSYNESNNIHEDSFEDNNSQQRYDQYGQPIYGHNNESGEEAEGFYDSVNEYSQSNDLNSPPPMNPESNNGDYSDYSSFNHTPLNNQAAGFGYTPSQMSYGDHRSSISTPMYDQNEVSMAFPHDPYPAWTADPQAPVSIQQIEDVFIELTDKFGFQRDSMRNTFDHFMTLLDSRSSRMTPYQALLTLHADYIGGDTANYKKWYFAAQLDLDDAIGFRNVKLSKLSRKSRKAKKSNRKIINATDDRNVEHTLNAIEGDNSLEAADFRWKTKMNRISPIERVRHIALYLLIWGEANQVRFTPECLCFIYKCALDYLESPLCQNQRDPLPEGDYLDRVITPLYRFIRNQVYEIIDGRYVKREKDHNKVIGYDDVNQLFWYPQGLSKIVLSNGNKLIDLPMEERYLNFANVDWENVFFKTYKESRTWLHMVTNFNRIWVMHISVFWMYTAYNAKTFYTHDYQQLVNNQPLASYKWATAALGGSVACLIQLCATLCEWLFVPRKWAGAQHLTRRFGFLCIITAINLAPIIWIFCYDKDTEKSNLAYIVSIVFFFVAVVTVVFFSVMPLGGLFTSYLNKSSRRYVSSQTFTASFAPLTGWDRVFSYLIWIMVFGAKYAESYYFLILSLTDPLRILSTTEMRCTGEYWWGSHLCKHQPKITLGLMVATDFILFFLDTYLWYVIVNTVFSVCKAFHLGMSVLTPWRNIFTRLPKRIYSKILATNDMEVKYKPKVLISQIWNAIVISMYREHLLAIDHVQQLLYHQVPSDVEGKRTLKAPTFFTSQDDSKLNTDFFPRDSEAERRISFFAQSLATPMPSAISIDNMPTFTVLTPHYAERILLSLREIIREDDQFSRVTLLEYLKQLHPVEWDCFVKDTKILAEETAAYEGVEQELEKDDAKSEIDDLPFYCIGFKSAAPEYTLRTRIWASLRSQTLYRTVSGFMNYSRAIKLLYRVENPEIVQMFGGNAEGLERELEKMARRKFKFLVSMQRLAKFKPHELENAEFLLRAYPDLQIAYLDEEPPLRPGDEPRIYSALIDGHCELLPNGRRRPKFRVQLSGNPILGDGKSDNQNHALIFYRGEYIQLIDANQDNYLEECLKIRSVLGEFEELGMNATNPYSPDVEFEDQKNNYPVAIVGAREYIFSENSGVLGDVAAGKEQTFGTLFARTLSQIGGKLHYGHPDFINATFMTTRGGVSKAQKGLHLNEDIYAGMNALLRGGRIKHCEYYQCGKGRDLGFGTILNFTTKIGAGMGEQMLSREYYYLGTQLPMDRFLSFFYAHPGFHLNNVLIQFSLQIFMLTLVNLHSLANQSVLCLYDRNMPITDVLYPIGCYNFKPVVDWVRRYTLSIFIVFWIAFVPIVMQELIERGAWKATLRFWRHILSLSPMFEVFTGQIYSSALFSDLTVGGARYISTGRGFATSRIPFSILYSRFAGSAIYMGARSMLMLLFGTVAHWQAPLLWFWASLASLIFSPFIFNPHQFSWDDFFLDYRDYIRWLSRGNSKYHRNSWIGYVRMSRARVTGFKRKLIGEDSEKAAGDASRASRMNLIVSEIIPCFIYSAGCFIAFTFINAQTGVKTTDADRVNSVLRIIICTLGPIAVDLVTLLACMSISCCATPCCNNSGAVMAALAHGVAVIVHIASFIIMWVLEGFSFVKMLIGVVTMIQLQRLVFQCATVFLLTREYKNDNSNTAFWTGKWGTTESGFAQATREILVKVIELSEFAADFVLGHFILFCHAPLLIIPGMDRLHSIMLFWLRPSRQIRPPIFSIKQTRLRKRMVRKYFCLYALILICFAACIVGPAVGAAYVPDQIASTLTGAAHNLFQPRNQNNNDTGTKLVTYSGHYYTSTPSMRTWSTIK; the protein is encoded by the coding sequence atGTCTTACAACgaatcaaataatatccATGAAGATTCGTTCGAGGACAACAACTCCCAACAGAGATACGACCAGTATGGTCAACCTATTTATGGTCACAATAATGAATCAGGGGAAGAAGCAGAAGGTTTCTACGACTCTGTAAATGAATATAGCCAGTCAAATGATCTTAATTCCCCTCCTCCAATGAATCCTGAGAGTAATAATGGAGATTATTCAGATTATAGCAGTTTCAACCATACTCCGTTAAATAATCAGGCTGCAGGTTTCGGTTACACCCCATCTCAAATGAGTTATGGTGATCACAGATCAAGTATTTCTACGCCGATGTATGATCAAAATGAAGTCTCCATGGCTTTTCCTCATGATCCATATCCTGCATGGACAGCTGATCCACAAGCTCCTGTATCTATTCAACAGATTGAAGATGTCTTTATAGAATTAACTGATAAATTTGGATTCCAAAGAGACTCCATGAGAAATACTTTCGATCATTTTATGACTCTCTTAGATTCTCGTTCTTCAAGAATGACTCCATACCAAGCTCTTTTAACCCTACATGCAGATTATATCGGTGGTGATACAGCAAACTATAAAAAATGGTATTTCGCTGCGCAACTAGATTTAGATGATGCTATTGGGTTCAGAAATGTTAAACTAAGTAaactttcaagaaaatcaagaaaggcaaagaaaagtaatagaaaaattattaacgCTACAGATGATAGAAATGTAGAACACACTTTAAATGCCATCGAAGGAGACAACTCTTTAGAAGCTGCCGATTTCAGGTGGAAAACTAAGATGAATAGAATCTCCCCAATTGAAAGAGTTCGTCATATTGCTTTATACTTACTTATTTGGGGCGAAGCCAATCAAGTTAGATTCACTCCGGAATGTCTCTGTTTCATCTATAAATGTGCTCTAGACTATTTAGAATCTCCATTATGTCAAAATCAGAGAGATCCATTACCTGAGGGAGATTATTTGGATAGAGTCATCACTCCATTGTATCGTTTTATAAGAAATCAAGTTTACGAAATTATAGACGGTCGTTACGTTAAACGTGAAAAGGATCACAATAAAGTCATTGGTTATGACGATGTCAACCAGTTATTTTGGTATCCACAAGGTTTAAGTAAAATTGTATTATCGAATggtaataaattaattgatttacCAATGGAAGAACGTTATTTAAATTTCGCAAATGTCGATTGGGAAAACGTCTTTTTCAAGACATATAAGGAATCAAGAACATGGTTACATATGGTCACAAATTTCAATCGTATCTGGGTCATGCACATTTCTGTCTTTTGGATGTACACTGCTTACAATGCCAAGACTTTTTATACACACGATTATCAACAGTTAGTGAATAACCAACCTTTAGCATCTTATAAATGGGCAACTGCTGCATTAGGTGGTAGCGTCGCTTGTTTAATACAATTATGTGCTACTCTCTGTGAATGGTTATTCGTTCCAAGAAAATGGGCTGGTGCTCAACATTTAACTCGTCGTTTTGGGTTCCTTTGTATTATAACTGCTATTAATCTCGCTCCCATTATTTGGATCTTCTGTTACGATAAGGACACTGAAAAGAGTAATCTTGCCTATATTGTCAgtattgttttctttttcgtTGCAGTCGTGACAGTTGTATTCTTCTCAGTTATGCCATTAGGTGGTCTTTTCACTTCTTACCTGAATAAGTCATCAAGGCGTTATGTTTCTTCTCAGACTTTCACAGCATCTTTCGCTCCATTGACTGGTTGGGATAGAGTGTTTTCTTATTTAATTTGGATTATGGTTTTCGGTGCCAAATATGCTGAATCATACTATTTcttaattctttcattgaCTGATCCATTAAGAATCTTATCCACAACTGAAATGAGATGTACTGGTGAATATTGGTGGGGCTCTCACTTATGTAAGCATCAACCAAAAATTACTTTGGGTTTAATGGTCGCCACTgattttattcttttctttttagaTACCTATCTGTGGTACGTTATTGTCAACACTGTTTTCTCCGTTTGTAAAGCATTCCATTTAGGTATGTCTGTTTTGACACCTTGGAGAAATATCTTCACTAGATTACCAAAGAGGATTTACTCAAAGATTTTGGCTACCAATGACATGGAAGTGAAGTACAAACCAAAAGTCTTAATCTCTCAAATTTGGAATGCTATTGTCATATCTATGTACAGAGAACATTTGTTAGCAATTGATCACGTTCAACAACTGTTATACCATCAAGTTCCATCAGATGTTGAAGGAAAGAGAACTTTGAAGGCTCCAACCTTCTTCACTTCTCAagatgattcaaaattaaatactGATTTTTTCCCAAGAGATTCTGAAGCTGAACGTcgtatttctttctttgccCAATCTTTAGCTACTCCAATGCCATCAGCCATTTCCATTGATAACATGCCGACTTTTACCGTCTTAACTCCACATTACGCTGAAAGAATCTTACTTTCTTTGAGAGAAATTATTCGTGAAGATGACCAATTTTCTAGGGTCACTTTATTGGAGTATCTAAAACAATTACACCCAGTCGAATGGGACTGTTTCGTCAAAgatacaaaaattttggctGAAGAGACCGCAGCTTACGAAGGTGTAGAAcaagaattggaaaaagatgatgctaaatcagaaattgatgatttaccATTCTATTGTATTGGTTTCAAATCCGCTGCCCCTGAGTATACTTTACGTACAAGAATCTGGGCCTCTCTAAGATCTCAAACTTTGTATCGTACTGTTTCTGGTTTCATGAATTATTCTAGAGCtatcaaattattatatcGTGTTGAAAATCCCGAAATTGTCCAAATGTTTGGTGGTAATGCTGAAGGTCTTGAAAgagaattggaaaaaatggctagaagaaaattcaagTTTTTGGTTTCTATGCAAAGATTAGCTAAATTTAAGCCGCATGAACTTGAAAATGCTGAATTTTTACTAAGAGCCTATCCAGACCTACAAATTGCCTACTTAGATGAAGAACCACCATTACGCCCTGGCGATGAGCCGAGAATTTATTCTGCGTTAATTGATGGTCACTGTGAATTGTTACCTAACGGTCGTAGACGTCCTAAATTTAGAGTTCAGCTTTCTGGTAATCCAATCTTGGGTGACGGTAAATCTGATAACCAAAATCATGCTTTAATTTTCTACAGAGGTGAATACATTCAATTAATTGACGCTAATCAAGATAATTATCTGGAAGAATGCTTGAAAATTAGATCCGTTTTAggtgaatttgaagaacttGGTATGAATGCAACTAATCCATATTCTCCGGATGTTGAATTTGAGGATCAGAAAAACAACTATCCAGTGGCTATTGTTGGTGCAAgagaatatattttttctgaaaattcTGGTGTTCTTGGTGATGTCGCTGCTGGTAAGGAACAAACCTTCGGTACTCTTTTCGCTCGTACATTATCACAAATTGGTGGTAAATTACATTATGGTCATCCTGATTTTATAAATGCCACTTTTATGACAACAAGAGGTGGTGTGTCTAAAGCACAAAAGGGTTTACATttgaatgaagatatttacGCTGGTATGAACGCTCTGTTACGTGGTGGTCGTATTAAGCACTGTGAGTACTACCAATGTGGTAAAGGTAGAGATTTAGGTTTTGgtacaattttgaatttcacAACCAAGATTGGTGCTGGTATGGGTGAACAAATGTTGTCTCGTGAATATTACTATTTAGGTACTCAATTACCCATGGACCGTTTCTTATCGTTCTTTTATGCTCATCCTGGTTTCCATTTGAATAACGTTTTGAtccaattttctttacaaatttttatgCTAACCTTAGTTAATTTACATTCTCTAGCTAACCAATCTGTGTTATGTCTATATGACAGAAACATGCCAATTACTGATGTATTATACCCAATAGGTTGTTATAACTTCAAGCCCGTAGTTGATTGGGTCAGACGTTATACTTTatctattttcattgtCTTCTGGATTGCTTTCGTACCAATTGTTATGCAAGAGTTAATTGAACGTGGTGCCTGGAAAGCAACACTTAGATTTTGGCGTCATATCCTATCGTTATCTCCAATGTTTGAAGTTTTCACAGGCCAAATTTACTCTTCTGCATTATTTAGTGATTTAACTGTAGGTGGTGCTCGTTATATTTCAACAGGTCGTGGCTTTGCAACATCTCGTATCCCATTTTCCATTCTATATTCAAGATTTGCTGGATCTGCCATTTATATGGGCGCCAGATCTATGCTTATGTTGTTGTTTGGTACAGTTGCTCATTGGCAAGCTCCTTTACTATGGTTTTGGGCCTCTTTGGcatcattgatattttctccATTCATCTTCAATCCACATCAATTCTCATGGGATGACTTTTTCCTTGACTATAGGGACTATATTAGATGGTTATCAAGAGGAAACAGTAAGTACCATAGGAACTCATGGATTGGCTATGTGAGAATGTCAAGAGCCCGTGTAACTGGTTTCAAGCGTAAATTGATCGGCGAAGATTCAGAAAAGGCAGCTGGTGATGCCAGTAGAGCAAGTagaatgaatttgattgtttCAGAAATCATTCCTTGTTTCATTTACTCTGCCGGCTGTTTCATTGCTTTTACTTTTATCAACGCACAAACTGGTGTTAAGACAACTGATGCTGACAGAGTTAACTCTGTTTTGAGAATCATCATTTGCACCTTGGGTCCAATCGCCGTAGACCTAGTAACATTATTAGCTTGCATGTCTATATCATGCTGTGCTACACCATGTTGCAACAATTCTGGTGCTGTTATGGCTGCTTTGGCACATGGTGTTGCCGTTATTGTCCACATTGCatctttcattattatgtGGGTACTAGAAGGTTTCAGTTTTGTTAAAATGTTAATCGGGGTTGTAACAATGATCCAATTACAAAGACTTGTCTTCCAGTGTGCAACAGTCTTCTTACTAACAAgagaatataaaaatgataactCAAACACTGCATTTTGGACTGGTAAATGGGGTACTACCGAATCTGGTTTCGCTCAAGCTACAAGAGAAATACTCGTTAAAGTCATCGAATTGTCAGAGTTTGCAGCCGATTTTGTCTTAGGccatttcattttattttgtcATGCCCCTTTACTTATAATTCCAGGCATGGATAGATTGCATTCAATCATGTTATTCTGGCTAAGACCATCACGTCAAATCCGTCCtccaatcttttcaataaagcaAACACGTTTACGTAAGCGTATGGTTAGAAAGTACTTCTGCTTATATGCGCTAATTCTAATATGCTTTGCTGCATGCATTGTTGGACCTGCTGTGGGAGCTGCTTATGTACCAGATCAAATTGCAAGTACATTGACTGGTGCAGCTCATAACTTATTCCAACcaagaaatcaaaacaaTAATGACACTGGTACAAAATTGGTTACGTACTCGGGACATTACTATACAAGTACGCCATCAATGAGAACATGGTCTACGATTAAATAA
- the TIM21 gene encoding Tim21p (similar to Saccharomyces cerevisiae TIM21 (YGR033C); ancestral locus Anc_4.175) — MLSRALLRSSKQFPLSRSACLLSLNRSNILSTSSFLGNTCTKAHYSVKRNVQEEPKKPRSKQHQLIWSQFKNYSKLTFSVGLIISSFAISVVILYLIIFELFSPTGDTQIFNRAVSMTQKDQTVRKLLNCNDNILKKEKLKAFGNLFTTDRWTRNRPITSRRKLDKEGHLHCFLKFHLQSKAKIGVVHLETIEKNENKLIKQFSKPQITSLYIDVPGEKRYYLVKPKLKQIIKPTGFLGINWGSRRDK, encoded by the coding sequence ATGCTAAGTAGAGCATTGTTACGATCTTCAAAACAATTTCCCCTATCAAGGTCAGCATGTCTATTGTCTCTCAATAGAAGCAACATACTGTCGACATCAAGTTTTCTAGGTAATACATGCACAAAAGCGCATTACTCTGTCAAGAGAAATGTCCAGGAAGAGCCCAAGAAGCCAAGAAGCAAGCAGCATCAATTGATATGGTCacaattcaaaaattactCAAAATTGACCTTCTCTGTAGGTTTAATCATCTCTTCATTTGCGATATCAGTTGTAATACTATATTTAATCATATTTGAGCTATTTTCACCAACAGGTGATACACAAATATTTAATAGAGCAGTTTCTATGACTCAAAAGGACCAAACAGTGCGTAAACTACTCAATTGTAACGATAATATCctgaaaaaggaaaaactTAAGGCATTTGGAAATCTATTTACTACTGACAGATGGACCCGTAACAGACCAATTACTTCAAGGAGAAAATTGGATAAAGAAGGACACCTTCATTGCTTCCTtaaatttcatttacaATCAAAGGCTAAAATTGGTGTCGTTCATTTAGAAAcgattgaaaaaaatgaaaataaattgattaaACAATTCTCTAAGCCACAAATAACATCTTTGTATATTGATGTCCCTGGTGAAAAACGTTATTACTTAGTCAAGCCAAAATTAAAGCAAATTATTAAGCCCACTGGTTTCCTTGGTATCAATTGGGGTTCAAGAAGAGATAAATAA
- the RPL26B gene encoding 60S ribosomal protein uL24 (similar to Saccharomyces cerevisiae RPL26B (YGR034W) and RPL26A (YLR344W); ancestral locus Anc_4.176) has product MAKQSLDVSSDRRKARKAYFNAPSSERRVLLSAPLSKELRAQYGIKALPIRRDDEVLVTRGSKKGSEGKVSSVYRLKFAIQVDKLSKEKSNGAAVPVNIHPSKVVITKIHMDKDRKALIQRKGGKLE; this is encoded by the exons ATGGCTAAGCAATCTTTAG ACGTTTCCTCTGACAGAAGAAAGGCCAGAAAGGCTTATTTCAACGCTCCATCCTCTGAACGTCGTGTTTTATTATCTGCTCCATTATCTAAGGAATTAAGAGCTCAATACGGTATCAAGGCTTTACCAATCAGAAGAGATGATGAAGTTTTAGTTACCAGAGGTTCCAAGAAGGGTTCTGAAGGTAAGGTTTCTTCTGTTTACAGATTAAAGTTCGCTATCCAAGTTGACAAGTTATCTAAGGAAAAATCTAACGGTGCTGCTGTTCCAGTTAACATTCATCCATCCAAGGTCGTTATCACCAAGATTCACATGGACAAGGACAGAAAGGCTTTAATCCAAAGAAAGGGTGGTAAATTAGAATAA
- the CAX4 gene encoding dolichyldiphosphatase (similar to Saccharomyces cerevisiae CAX4 (YGR036C); ancestral locus Anc_4.179): MNLTIGEDLIPFDDTFILYNPHDIISVLSVYLSLSPILILMFYLSWLIITREIESVIVACGQLSNEVLNKILKKLIKENRPYGITSLHYNSTINFNMGPGYGMPSAHSQFVGFFTVYFLLRIKYKWKFVPVDHILYSTLIATLGALVCFSRIYLCYHNLKQVVVGYSIGLLNGSLYYIFVDLVRSVGTIDYLLNTWIFQRFYIKDTCNLCPATLQEEHSSYRSRTVKPKSQ; the protein is encoded by the coding sequence ATGAACTTGACGATTGGCGAAGATCTGATACCGTTTGATGACACTTTTATCTTATATAATCCACACGATATAATCAGTGTACTTAGTGTCTATCTATCGTTATCACCGATCTTAATTCTGATGTTTTATCTATCATGGCTGATAATAACGAGAGAAATTGAGTCCGTTATTGTGGCATGTGGTCAATTATCTAATGAAGTATTGAATAAGATTCTAAAGAAGTTGATAAAGGAAAATAGACCATATGGCATCACGTCGTTGCATTATAACTCGAcgataaatttcaatatggGGCCTGGTTACGGTATGCCAAGTGCACATTCGCAATTTGTCGGGTTCTTCACAGTGTATTTCCTACTCAGAATCAAATACAAATGGAAGTTTGTTCCTGTGGACCATATTTTGTATTCCACATTGATTGCAACCCTGGGTGCATTGGTTTGCTTTTCTAGAATCTACCTATGCTATCacaatttgaaacaagTTGTCGTAGGTTACTCCATCGGGTTACTGAATGGATCCCTTTACTATATCTTCGTGGATTTAGTAAGGTCCGTGGGCACAATAGACTATTTACTAAACACATGGATATTTCAACGGTTCTACATTAAGGATACATGCAACCTTTGTCCAGCCACACTACAAGAAGAGCACAGTTCGTATCGCTCTAGAACTGTCAAACCTAAATCGCAATAG